A genomic stretch from Cloacibacterium caeni includes:
- a CDS encoding sensor histidine kinase has translation MTQILPDPVLLVLIFAIIILLMFVGFIILVVMVYKKKQTAFINEKLLQEIEHRNVILEKELEIQKKIQEERERISHDMHDDLGAGISALKLQAEFLKQKVGEQHLKEDIDDLLKTSEEMNLSMREMLWSLNSSNDNLGNFMQYVSLYAESFFKKTDVKINIARKVELPDTKLNAEIRRNFFLCAKEALNNVYKHSKAQNVDILFTLKDHLFTMEIIDDGVGLEESLTSGNGLNNMQRRIQNLCGLFVIKPSEKGLHLVFEIKL, from the coding sequence TTGACTCAAATTCTACCAGACCCAGTATTATTGGTACTTATTTTTGCAATCATTATTCTATTAATGTTTGTAGGGTTTATTATTTTGGTAGTGATGGTGTACAAAAAAAAACAAACAGCATTCATTAATGAAAAACTGCTTCAGGAGATAGAACATCGTAACGTAATTCTAGAAAAAGAATTAGAAATTCAGAAAAAAATTCAAGAAGAAAGAGAAAGGATTTCTCACGATATGCATGATGATTTGGGTGCAGGAATTTCAGCGCTGAAACTTCAAGCAGAGTTTTTAAAACAAAAAGTGGGAGAACAGCATCTCAAAGAAGATATAGATGATTTACTTAAGACTTCAGAAGAAATGAATCTCTCGATGCGAGAAATGCTTTGGAGCCTTAATTCTAGTAATGACAATCTGGGAAATTTTATGCAATATGTTTCGCTATATGCCGAGAGTTTTTTCAAAAAAACAGATGTTAAAATCAATATTGCCAGAAAAGTAGAACTTCCTGATACTAAATTGAATGCAGAAATCAGAAGAAATTTCTTCCTCTGTGCTAAAGAAGCGCTAAATAATGTCTATAAACACAGTAAAGCTCAAAATGTAGATATTCTTTTTACACTGAAAGACCATCTTTTTACCATGGAAATTATAGACGATGGAGTAGGATTAGAAGAGAGTTTAACTTCAGGAAATGGTCTTAATAATATGCAGCGCAGAATTCAGAATTTGTGTGGTCTTTTTGTCATAAAACCAAGTGAAAAAGGACTGCATTTAGTCTTTGAAATAAAATTGTGA